The sequence gtgtgtgtgtgtgtgtgtgtgtgcgtgcgtgtgcgtgtgtgcgtgtgcgtgtgcgtgtgcgtgtgcgtgtgcgtgtgtgtgtgcgtgtgcgtgtgcgtgtgtgtgcgtgtgtgtgtgtgtgtgtgtgcgtgtgcgtgtgtgtgtgtgtgtgtgtgtgcgtgtgtgtgtgtgtgtggttttacCTCATTAATATTCCCTATCCATACTTTGAGAATGATCTGTTGTAAAATATAAAATTAGAGTACCTCAAAAATTAGACTAATCTCACCTGGCTAGAATAgcagtgatgatgatgatttCATGAATAAAGGTAAAGGCACAGGGATAGTCACTGTACAAATGGATAGTATATGCAGTATGTATACCTTGTGGAGTTGACTAGTGAATACTGAGAACTGACTGCCCAGGAGTGGCAGTAAGGAGTGTTGTCTAGTGGTATGTAAAACGTAGAGGTCTGCAGAATGGAAAGTTGATGCAATTACTGATAGCATAGTTAAACAATGACTGACTGACCACAATTAACTCACCTCTACCTCAGATGCATTAGATGCATTACCAGATGCAATACTAGATGCATTACCAGATGCATTACCAGATGCATTACCATATGCATTGAGCACCATGCCCTGTAGAAACGCTTGGTGGAATCCTGGGCGCAGACactgaacactgtactgtaggCTAATGGAGAAACACACGCTTGATAccacacaagtacacacacgcagacataataattataggtacagaCAGTTAACACTATATCTCTCTGAGGCCTGACCTGCTGGATGAGTCTTCTGCACCGAAACTTCTACTGTTACAGACAGTTATCGTAAACGAGACATTCTCAGCTGTTTCCAACAgcacctgtatatatatatatagtcagaGAGAGAACAGAATAGATAAAGGCATTTCAGACGAATTGATAGCCTCAGTAATTACCATGTTCTTGTATGACAGCAGCTCCTGACTATGGGCCTCATAACCAGAGTAGCTCCAGCTCAGAGTACCAGTGGCCAATGACTGGAGCAGAGAGAGTAGAATCAATAACAAAATCATCTCTCAGTCTGCtcactgtacactgtatgcataactataattatgtagctatgTGCAGCTGTGAATGTATatttgtgcatgtagctagatcttaTCATAAATCTAAAAAACATCATGTctacatgacttgtacatgtagcctttTTTAACTAAAAATTGTAAGGTGCAACGTAGTTGTGTAGACACATACCACACCTCAAAAACTTAATCTCATTCATAATCCCTATCTTTACCACAATGTTATTTGAATATCATTGGGCACAACTTAACTACAGTGAGCTCCAGCAAGGATATGACAAATGGGTAATCACCTTCATCACCTTCAAAGAGTGGTAACAACCTTCTCATCAGTCTCGGGCCCTCAAATGAAGTGTATTCAAACTCACAGCCCTCGGACAGAGAACGCATTCCTGTTAGGGTAACAGGAAGGTAAGCCTGAGTACACGTTAATACTAATTAATATACGCATACAGAGATATCAAGGAAATGTACAATGATGGACAATATCGGTACCCAGAGGTTCGTTTCCCCGGTGAATTCAGACCCCAGGATCCGTGGCACAAGAAATGGGTGGACTTCCCAGATGACACTCTCCCAGCAACTATTCCCATTTATCGGTTGGTACACatcacccaccccacacaggCACGACATATAGAGCAGGTACCGAACCGTCGATACAAGTTTATTCCGAAAATGAAGTGCGGAAAGTCCTATAACGAAGAGAGAATTGGTGAAACATATGTACACATAGGTGGTGAAAAGTTTGAGGAAATCACGAGCAAAGACTCAGTGTTTCCAGGCTATCTCTCTTGGTGGGGGATCGATGTGCGAGGCTGGTATGAGGACGGTTGTCAGCTACTGCAGAGTATCTCAAGGGAGAGAATTAACGGTCGATATGTTCCCGGCTATCTTGCTGCTGAGCCAGAGTCCCCCTATGGCAGTGTAGCATTCAGTATTGAGCTACCGGACATACTGAGGGATTACAAGAAAGCAAGGAATATACAAGGAGCTAGAGTGTGCTTGAAAGTGGGTGGAACCCTACGATATCGAAAGGAAATTTGTTATGTGGTCATTGTCTGCTTAAAGGATGATAATGAACTCGGAGACATGCCAAGTATTGCAGGGCCTAAATTCCCTCAATTTGTGTCCAGTGATCTAGTTGATAGCAATGGGTTTGTGATTGACCACAACAAAGCACCTGAATTCAACGCTACCTCGATTATCAAGTCTGAAATATTAGGCGAGGACCCCACTGGAAAAAACATGTACGTTTATGACCACTACAGTTGGGAGCAACTTGTTTTTGCATTCTACTTTCCAACCAGAGGAGAAAATCTTGTGTGTACACAAGTCACCAAGACAGATTATCAACACTTTGCAAGAAACTGTCAGAAATGCGGTTAGATATTATACTCTACATAGATTGGTTAAAAAATTGTTATGTCCCTATAGTGCCATGCATACCACGTATACTGTATTTCTCAAAACATGTACAACTATTTTGTATATTTTACACTTGTGAAATCAACTTTGGCTAGCAAAATctctgtataatattatgctagGCACAATAGAAACGATGGGTGGTGTTGTATAACATTCAATGTCTAAATTAAGGGATAATCACCGTTCTGGTAACCGCCATCTTTACCATAAACATCTCATCCAGCAAATATTTGCATGGTACACATTATCGTGTAAGGACTAATGTCTTGTAACCACTATCTTCAACATCTGGAAAGGGGACAATGTTCTGTCTAGTATACCGACATCTTCACTATAATATCCAGCTGCCACACATATTCTCGGTACACTGTAGCCACTTATCTTTACCATAATCATCGGCATACATCGTAAAGGGACTAGTTCTGGTAACCATGGACTATCTTCACCACTATCTTTACCAAAATCATCCAACCATGCACCAATTATTTGCGAATATCCTTTAAAAGGGCTAGGCTGAACTGAAACTCAATATCATTACAAGTATGGCAAGCAATTCTACTAGCCCAGAATCCTCCTCGGACACCTCTGTATTGGAAGACATGGATAGTTCCCCAGTGATGACAGTGACTGGAAGGTAGGAGAATGTATagatgatgataattatgtgtataagcCTCAGCTTATGTTCTATAGGGATATCAAGATAATGTACAGACAAAGATGCCCAGAGGTGCTTTTCCGAAACGAATTTGTATCCCGGAATCCATGGGACGATCCAGTTGGCCCACAAACCA is a genomic window of Halichondria panicea chromosome 15, odHalPani1.1, whole genome shotgun sequence containing:
- the LOC135348504 gene encoding uncharacterized protein LOC135348504, yielding MYNDGQYRYPEVRFPGEFRPQDPWHKKWVDFPDDTLPATIPIYRLVHITHPTQARHIEQVPNRRYKFIPKMKCGKSYNEERIGETYVHIGGEKFEEITSKDSVFPGYLSWWGIDVRGWYEDGCQLLQSISRERINGRYVPGYLAAEPESPYGSVAFSIELPDILRDYKKARNIQGARVCLKVGGTLRYRKEICYVVIVCLKDDNELGDMPSIAGPKFPQFVSSDLVDSNGFVIDHNKAPEFNATSIIKSEILGEDPTGKNMYVYDHYSWEQLVFAFYFPTRGENLVCTQVTKTDYQHFARNCQKCG